Genomic window (Daucus carota subsp. sativus chromosome 5, DH1 v3.0, whole genome shotgun sequence):
TTACTTCTTATTCTAAATTCTTAGAGTTGGTATGGTTTAGGTGAGTTTCTAATTGTTTCTACTTCAAGTGGAAGATTATACATAAAGCCTAGATTATGAAGAAGACAAAAACCCTTAAATTGAATGACCCATATGTGTTGAGTTGGTTGGACAATAATCAGTCTATGAGCTTAATAATAACTCTATGCTTTGTGTatgtttcaataaaaaaaagtagGTGAAAGTGAAAAATAAAGCAGAAGGTTGGATTTTTTGTGTGAAGGTAATTTTTACAGACAACCTTGAATTCTAGAGCATGCATATTTGCAAAGTGGAAGTAATTGTCAGATATGCAAGTGACTAAAGCACTGGGGTAATGTTTATCTTGCTGTATGAAAAACTTTGCTTCTTTGTCTGGGGCTCTTGGGGGGACAGTTTCAGTGGGCTATAAGTTATATGTTGATCATAACCGAAACCAAACATATCCCGTATATCTCATATCTCATCAGTAACTGTGGTCCGGGATATTTATCAGTTATCACCTACTATAAGGAGTAAAGAGACTGTTTTCGTGAATACCTGAGTCCTACTTGTCGACTGAATACATAGTTGCTTgtcttataataaattaatcgCTGAAAAAGGGGCGAAGATAGAGCTAGTAACCATGAAAACCAAGTAACATAGATGTTCCTAATCTGAGGAAAATTATTcttgatgtcaacttctttatCTTTACATGGTTTGTATTTTCTTCGGAGAATCTTGTTCTTTATATTCCATTCTCTTTGCGTGTGTTAATAAATCGTGTCTCGTTAGCTCAATTCTAATACATTTCCTGCTAGAGGATAAATAGATTTTACTTCTTAAATCCTGAATTTCAGATTGACAAACTGATGCTGGTCTCCACTATTCTAGAATTCTATTCATGTGGTTGGTTATCTCCTGTGTTTTCTTCTTATTGTTAAGTACAGATTAGGTGAGAGTTGGTAATTTAGGGAGAGTTAATATCACAATTATAGCAAAACTCCATACTTGACTCTTTGAGGGGATGTGGCACCAAAAGTCTCCTCAATTCATGATGATAATTAATTGTTATGAAACTATCAATAAATCCAAGTCAAAAGCTTCTTAATGAATGATGAACAAGGGTAAATTACTGTAGATTTAATTGATTGCACCATCAAGTAGTCTAGTTAATCTCTCTGTTGTGAAAGGATGATATCATTTTGATGCTATTGTGATGCATGCAACCTCAACAAGTAGTATAGTGGAATTATACctagtaacttgaaagtttgtGGTTTGTTTGTCTACGTCTCTTACAAGTCCAACTCAATCTAATAGTTAGGAGTATATTCAGATGAATCTTACATGTCTTTCCTTGGTAGAAACTAGAATGATGTCTAATCTTTATGTATGTATTGATATATAGAAAAACAACACAAATACAGCCCTTAGACAGAGCCCCACAGTTTTTTCTCAGGCACAAGTTGGAGTCCCCAGTAGCTTTTTGCTTATTTTTTTCTGCATGGCCATCACAGCACCTTATCTTCGTACATTTTCCATTTGAAAAGCTATAGGAACATGCTCCATAGTTTCATGATTGTCTTTACAAGGATAAAAAAATATCGGCAACCTTTTCAAGAAGATAAAAATATAGAGAAGCAAAGTCGAGGGGAAAGGTTTtatgtttagttaattatgcAGTTAATTGCATGCATAGGCACATAATTACTGTTAAATTTTCTTGACAGGATGATTAGGAGCCCCACATACAAACCTATATAACCCTGCTGGTCTTTAAAGTTTAGTAAACCCATCTTTGTTCAATGTGGATTAGTTCTTAAATAAAGTTATACCTCTGAAATCTTCTTGTCATCCTAAGTCTGTCAAGCTTgatcatatttttttcatgatCATGTCACTGTGAGACTCTTTCTATCATATCTGATAACTTGAAATCTTTGAAAGGCAGCAACCAAATGTGTTATTTGATGTTCATTTTCTCTTTACTTGGTGCCATTTCTGTGGTCACTCTTGCTGGTGATCCGACTACTGATTCGTTCTGGCTTCTGAGAATTAAATCAGAACTTGTTGATCCTGAAGGAGTTCTAGAGAACTGGTCAACAAGTAATGATTTGTGCTCTTGGAATGGATTGGTATGTTCAGAAAATCTTACTCGTATATTGGTTCTGAATCTCACAGGTTCAGGATTATCTGGTTCTATATCTTCTGAATTGTCTCGTCTCACTTCACTACAAACAATTGATTTGTCAATGAATGATCTCACTGGCGCAATTCCTCCAGAGCTTGGGCAGCTTCAGAATCTGAAGGAACTACTTCTGTATTCAAATTCTCTCTCCGGTGTGATTCCTCCAGAGATAGGTCTTTTGAAGAAACTGCAAGTTCTGAGGATTGGAGATAACATGTTATCGGGACAAATTCTTCCTGTCATTGGCAATTTGAGTGAGTTGAGAAATTTGGGACTTGCTTATTGCCAACTTAATGGAAGCATTCCGATTGAAATTGGTAATTTGAAATATCTAAATTCTCTGGACTTGCAGAACAACAGTCTCAGCGGTCTCATACCACAAGAGCTAAGTGGCTGCATACAGCTTCAGAGATTTACAGCAGCAAACAATAGGCTTGAAGGAGAAATTCCTGCTTCGATGGGAAATCTTAAATCATTGCAGATATTGAATTTAGCTAATAACAGTCTTTCTGGATCAATTCCTATTGAGTTGTGTGATCTCTCCAATTTACAATACTTGAACTTACTAGGAAACAGACTGAGTGGGTCAATCCCATCGGAAATCAACCAACTGAGCCAGCTCGTGAGTCTAGACTTGTCAAGCAATAATCTGCTAGGAGCCATTGTGCTCAATTCCCAAATGAGGAACCTCGAGGCTCTAGCTCTATCTGATAATTCTTTGACTGGTAGCATTCCCGCCAACCTTTGTGGTAAAGATTCAAACTTGCAATACATTTTTCTGTCACAGAATAATTTATCTGGAAACTTTCCATTGGAGCTACTGAACTGTTCTTTACTTCAAGAAGTTGATCTCTCTGACAACAACTTCGAGGGAGAACTGCCAGCTGGTTTGGACAGACTAGAGCATCTGACAGATCTTGCACTAAACAACAACAGCTTCACAGGAAGTCTACCTCCTCAAGTTGGTAACTTGAGTTACTTGATGACACTTTTTCTTTTTGGAAACAAGATGACAGGTAGAATTCCAGTTGAAGTTGGGAAATTACAACACTTGAGCATTTTATATCTCTATGAGAACCAGATGTCAGGAAGTATACCAGTAGAGATTACAAACTGCTCAAGCTTAACTGAGATTGACTTTTTTGGGAACCATTTTTCAGGTTCCATTCCTTCAACAATTGGGAAACTTACTAATCTGAAATTCCTTCTTCTGAGGCAAAATGATTTGTCAGGGACCCTTCCTCCAAGTTTAGGATACTGCAAAAAGCTTCAAAGATTAGTTTTGGCTGATAACAAGCTCTCAGGGTCACTGCCCCCAACATTCAGATTCCTTTCTGACCTTTTTCTAATCACTCTTTACAATAACTCATTTGAAGGTCCTCTTCCTGAATCTCTTTATCTTTTGAAGAACCTCAACATCATTAATTTTTCTCACAACAGATTCACTGGTAGCATAGTTCCCCTTTCTGGCTCGACTTCTCTCTCCGTATTGGACCTGACAAACAATAGCTTCTCAGGTCCTATTCCTTCAAGACTAGCCATGTCGAAAAATCTGACCCGGCTGCGCCTTGCACATAATTTTTTCACAGGCTACATTCCTTCTGAATTTGGCCAGATCAGTATGCTCAGCTTTCTTGATTTGTCATTCAACAATTTCTCCGGAGAACTGCCTCCCCAGCTATCTAAATGTGAAAAGTTTGCTCATCTTCTGCTCAACAATAATCAATTTTCTGGCATGATTCCCACATGGTTAGGAGGCTTGCAAGAACTCGGTGAGTGTGATCTGTCAGCCAATAATTTCAATGGAACAATACCAGCAGAACTTGGTAAGTGTTCAAAATTACTCAAGCTTTCTCTTCATAGCAACAAACTTTCAGGCAACATCCCACCAGAGATTGGAAACCTTACTTCTTTAAATGTCCTGAACCTTCAAAGAAACAATCTTTCCGGATCCATTCCTCCCACAATCCAGCAATGTAAAAAGCTCTATGAACTGAGACTCTCCAACAACATCTTATCTGGTCTAATACCACCAGAATTGAGCACACTTACCGAGCTTCAAGTGATTTTAGACCTTAGTTATAATTCCCTCTCCGGAGAAATCCCATCTTTCCTTGGAAACCTTGTGAAATTAGAGAGACTAAACCTCTCTTTTAACCAACTTCGCGGACAAGTTCCCTATTCACTTGGAAAACTGACCAGCCTTCACATGCTCAACCTTTCAAATAACCATCTTCAAGGCCAAATCCCCTCAACTTTTTCAAGATTCCCACTAAGCACATTCTTGTCAAACGACAACTTATGCGGCCCACCATTAGTACCCTGTTCACAATCATCTTCTTCTACTGAGAAAAAGTGGCTATCAAACAGTCAAGTAGCTGGAATTATAGTGGCCATTGTGTTTACAGCTACAGTCATATGCCTAGTATTGCTCTACATAATGCTAAGAATATGGTGCAACTGGAGAAAGGTCGCGATTTCAAGCTCAGAAAATGGTCGAAGTGAGAAAGAAAGACCAGAGGAGAAATGGGGTCATGGAAATGGTGATGCAATAAGGAGCCTTGATCAGTACTGGAATGTTAACACCATGGAAAAGAAGGGTCATTCCATGACACCATCATGCATTTTCAACCTCGGATAAATCATCATTCGCAAGGTATTCGTTACCTTTGTTTCTAGTGTAGAATCTTGTTATTGATTCCTTGATTTGTATCAGATTTTGTTGTTTGATAATTATAGCGGTGTGTGCATGCATGGCAGTCTGTTCTCGTTATCAAGTGGATGAGTTTCAGAGCTCCATATATAATTACAGTTATGTAAAACGGTTGTAGAATCAGTATGATTGATCTTTGACAACTCTTATATCATTTAGCTAAACTACAACTCCAGTATTGATTCTTCGCATCGTTTTTTAAGTGTAAATGTGCTATTCTTTGACTATTTGTTCCGGGCGAAACCATTTCTGTGCAAAAGATGGTAATTTTGCTATCAAGATGTAATGATCAGTCATTTTCTCCTGATCTTCGTGCACCATCCatctataaataaattttagacTATGCAATATGGATTCAAAGAGAACCAATACTAAAAATGAAACCACTAAGGTTCGGCTGGGAAACtcttttttacataattttttaggatctaaatttaaattgCATCGttatgtgttcaaaaataatttctaaatataatagacaaataaaacatatttttcatGTATGATTATGCTGCAGAACTCtaactataaataa
Coding sequences:
- the LOC108220346 gene encoding LRR receptor-like serine/threonine-protein kinase GSO1; the protein is MCYLMFIFSLLGAISVVTLAGDPTTDSFWLLRIKSELVDPEGVLENWSTSNDLCSWNGLVCSENLTRILVLNLTGSGLSGSISSELSRLTSLQTIDLSMNDLTGAIPPELGQLQNLKELLLYSNSLSGVIPPEIGLLKKLQVLRIGDNMLSGQILPVIGNLSELRNLGLAYCQLNGSIPIEIGNLKYLNSLDLQNNSLSGLIPQELSGCIQLQRFTAANNRLEGEIPASMGNLKSLQILNLANNSLSGSIPIELCDLSNLQYLNLLGNRLSGSIPSEINQLSQLVSLDLSSNNLLGAIVLNSQMRNLEALALSDNSLTGSIPANLCGKDSNLQYIFLSQNNLSGNFPLELLNCSLLQEVDLSDNNFEGELPAGLDRLEHLTDLALNNNSFTGSLPPQVGNLSYLMTLFLFGNKMTGRIPVEVGKLQHLSILYLYENQMSGSIPVEITNCSSLTEIDFFGNHFSGSIPSTIGKLTNLKFLLLRQNDLSGTLPPSLGYCKKLQRLVLADNKLSGSLPPTFRFLSDLFLITLYNNSFEGPLPESLYLLKNLNIINFSHNRFTGSIVPLSGSTSLSVLDLTNNSFSGPIPSRLAMSKNLTRLRLAHNFFTGYIPSEFGQISMLSFLDLSFNNFSGELPPQLSKCEKFAHLLLNNNQFSGMIPTWLGGLQELGECDLSANNFNGTIPAELGKCSKLLKLSLHSNKLSGNIPPEIGNLTSLNVLNLQRNNLSGSIPPTIQQCKKLYELRLSNNILSGLIPPELSTLTELQVILDLSYNSLSGEIPSFLGNLVKLERLNLSFNQLRGQVPYSLGKLTSLHMLNLSNNHLQGQIPSTFSRFPLSTFLSNDNLCGPPLVPCSQSSSSTEKKWLSNSQVAGIIVAIVFTATVICLVLLYIMLRIWCNWRKVAISSSENGRSEKERPEEKWGHGNGDAIRSLDQYWNVNTMEKKGHSMTPSCIFNLG